TCACCAACAACACATCTCTAAACCTACCCATCTGCTTTCATCAtcttttctgaaagaaaacactaacacacacacacaaaaaggagcAAACGTATACACCACAATAAAGGACTGTTAAATAAGCTTAGCTTTATGAAACTCACTgtaatgtatttccttttctcattttgccTTGAACTAGTGGAAACATTGCCATGAACCAGCACTGCTTCTCAGTCTGGCTTTGGAGGCCAGTAGGTTAAACCAATTCAGATGCTTGCATTTGGGTCTGTTGGGGCCTTTCTACAGTGTACCATAAGCCATCCAGATTTATTCATTCTCCCGGAAACCCAGGAGGGAGATCATTTCAGCCCACTTGGCAGAAGTGGAGACTGAAGTCTTGGACACAGAATTTATAGCTGGCAAGGACTTTATTCATCATCCATACCCTCAgtaatttacagatgaagagtcTGACCCAGGGCACCAATAACAATCACTACATGGTGGCAGTAACTACTATGTGCTTAGTAGCTTACAGTTCATACAGAGAttttgcattcaacaaatatttattgaactagGATGGAGGCTAAGACCTGGGGACAGAGTGGTTAGGGAGAACCTGAGTGCCCCGAgttctttgcatttccaccaCTGCTTGAGGGACTCTCCAGCCTCCTCACCTATCACTTAGCCCCTGTAAAGGAGGAAGTCCCTTTGGCGAGGGATATGAGATCCTGTTTGGCCAATGACCATAGTCTGCCCTCCAGGGCCCGTGAAGATGGAGACCTTGGGCAGAGTGAAGGGCAGTGCCAGGCCTGGTGCAGCTACTCCCTATCATgtctctctcccaggctgctcCAGCCTGGTGGACTCCATGGGGACCACAGGCCTCACCTCCATGGGCAGTCTCAAAACATTTGCCCTCCTGTGGGCTGTCTCATACATAGACCCAGACTTTCTTGGAGAAGGAATTCCGAAGAAGCAAAAGCAACCAACTCAAAACCCCCACTTCCCAGAGAAGAAAAGGTGGGCAAGCAGATGCAGAAGGGCAGCAGCCAAAGTCTGCGGGTTCCTGCGGCGGCCAGGGGAGGGGCGAGCCCTACAGGCAACTTGAACGGAGAGCGCTTTGATCACCCGCCAGGCCTGGAAGGCAAGCCCCAGTCAGGTGGAAGGTAGCTGGCTGCGGGGCGCGGCGGCGGATGGAGGAGCCCAGAGCCACAGACCGCTCACAGCGGTACCGGGGCGGGGAGCGGGGCGGGGAGCGGGGCGGGGAGCAGGGCGGGCAGGAAAGCGGCCCGACCTTCGTCCTGCCCCTTGCCCTACTCTCTGTCACTGCCCCTGGAAAGAGAGGAACCCATACTTGCTGGTCTGAGCCATGCACAAGGCGGGGCAGCTAGGCCTCTGTGCCCGGGCTTGGAATTCGGTGCGGATGGCCAGCTCCGGGATGACCCGCCGGGACCCTCTCGCGAATAAGGTGGCCCTGGTAACGGCCTCCACCGACGGGTGAGTGCTCCGGCCAGAGTTTCTAAGGCCCTGGCTGCCTGGAAACAGCCACTGGCCTCTCATCCTCGGCCTCTGGTGCCCCTGTCCTCAGACCTTACACGCTGCCAAAGTCTggccctggaaaaaaaaagtagccactGGTCTGCCTGAAGCCCCTCCAAATCCCCTGGCCCTGGACCCTCCCTTGCCTGCGTTCGTGTCCCTGCTGCCTCTGGCACAACTGTGCCACCTCTGTGCAGCCCCATCGATCTAGTCCCCCCAGTGTTCTGGGCTGCCCCAGTCAACCAGCCCCACCTAGCGTCTGGGAAGACCAGAAACTGGAAATCCAAGGAAATCTGGATTTCCAAATCCTATCCTACGGCCTCCAGCACTTTCAAAATGTACCAGACACTCTATTTGGGCATCAGAAAGTCTCCCGGAACCCCTCCCCCATACCTAGATGGGACACAAGAGCCATGTGTCGAGATTTTTGTTTAGGTCGGTACATCTAGGCCTACCTTGCCCAGCCTGTTTCTCACCCACCACTCTTGTCTGTCCTGGTCCTCATTTCTACAGGACTTTGCCAGATGCCAGCTCTTCACAAAACTAAAATACAAATGTAGGTAAAATGCTAATAGCTGACAAATGCAAAATGTGTAACTCTTCCTCCCAAggcaatatttaaatttttgaccAGAGACCATCTTTTCACATGCACCCCAAAAAATAACTAAGGATAGAATTTTGAGAATGATGTAGACGAGTAAGAAAGAAACCTCGGGGCAGGGCTGTTCTGAGTGAGACCCTCAAATCACGGAAGTGGCTGCTGCTGCACACCTAGCTCGTTTCTTACCTCTCAGTCCCAACAGGAGATGAAGCCTGTCACCCATGGTGGGAACTGTAGAAAGTGATGTCAGTTCTTGGGAACTGAGGCTGTGGTCCAggtcataataaaaataagtaaaggagTGCCAAAAATGGCCGTGTCATTAAGCCTGTTTTACACATAGTAGGCACATGTAGGGGTCATATAGAGaaagagccagaattcaaaccccgGCAGTCTTAACTTCAGAGCTCATGCTGTCGACCTCTTCCCCTGCACAGGCCTTGGCagtctttgtctctttcttctcacAGGATTGGCTTCGCCATCGCCCGGCGTTTGGCCCAGGACGGGGCCCACGTGGTTGTCAGCAGCCGGAAGCAGCAGAATGTGGACCAGGCGGTGGCCACGCTGCAGGGGGAGGGGCTGAGCGTGACGGGCACCGTGTGCCATGTGGGGAAGGCAGAGGACCGGGAGCGACTGGTGGCCACGGTGAGCTGCAAGGAAATGGGCACAGAGCCAGGAGGTGGAAAAGGGAGCCAGCCTGAGCCTCCTTCCCTGCTTTCCTGGACAGCAGCACATTTTTACTGTGTGCCTTTCTATTATGTCCATATACTAACGTCAGAGAATCATCCCATCTCAGTCAGAGAATGTTAAAACATTCTAATGCTTCAACCCTGCATCATCCCTTGAGTACCCCAAAGAAACAGCTGGTACTGGTTCTCTAGTAATTTTCAATCTAATTGAACAGATGTGAAGGGTAAATACAATCACAAAATAGATGTTCCTACCCATGAGCTAATAAACAATCCCCTATTCTTCAGCTTATAGAGTCAGGTCCCTGGGAACCTCAGGAAGCAGCCCACCATGTTTCAGCCACTTACTATGTGCAATTTCCTGTGTTCAGAGCCTTACAAAGGTTATCTCTAGACCTGACAACAACCCAAGCAAGGCAAGGACTATTCTCTCAGTCTGAAGACCCTGGCTCAGATAGCTGGAGCAACTTCCCAAGGTCCCACAGCCAGTAAGGAAGGACCCAGACCTCCCAAGCTCCCTTCCTTTATTGGCTGCCTGTGGACTACCAGGTACTGGACTTTAGTCTCAAAGAAAGTATATAAGTCAATGTCATAATTAGTAGTGGACACCAGCCTTCCAGCTGCAGAAGGAAATATGAACCATCCAGCAAAGGAAGCTCCTCTTCCCTTGAGGCTCAGGGGACACACTTTATTTCCCAGAGTGGAAGGGAGAATCTACCCAAAAATGGAAAGTACAGGATTGTGCTAACAGATTGGAAGGTTGGCGGAAATAATTTGCATAATCTTCTTAGAAGGGGAGGATCTTAAGCAATAGTAGACAGTAGTATGGTAGACAGAATAgggtaattccatttttaaggaACTGTCTGGCAAATGCTCAAATGTGCATTGGAAAGAGCCAAATATGAGTCCAAGAAAGTCACAAATGTGAGTCCAAAAAAGCTTGGCCTAGGCTGGTGGACAGAGCCCAAGACTGGGGCCTTGCTCCTGATGATGGAAGGAGCCGTTTGGGAATCTGGATCAATTAGCATTAACCATATGACATGTAAGTAGCAATGTAATGTGAAAATCCTCCCGGAAAAATATCCTGTGGCCCCCACCAGCTTCACTTAACATGGCCTACAGGCCTGGCCCAGAGGTGGTACTTGACCTAAACCTtaaggaatggatgggaatggacaGATGGAATAGTGATGAGGTTCCAGATAACGCTGCAAAATAAGCAGACAGCCAAAGAGGaactgaaggaaagagaggagCACTGTCAGTCCACAGTGGAGAGCACAGGCTCAGGCGTACTACTGGGAAAGGGGCTCCATTGGAAAGATAGAGGCCATGGGCCtccatatcctttttttttttttttttttttttttgagacagagtttcattcttgttgcccaggctgaagtgatatggcacaatctcagctcactgcaacctcctcctccaggttcaagcaattctcatgccttagcctcccgagtagctaggattacaagcatccaccaccatgtccagctaatttttgtatttttagtacagacgaggtttcaccatgttggccaggctggtcttgaactcctgacctcaggtgatcgacccccttggcctcccaaagtgctgggattacaggcatgagccactgcgcccggccatagcTTCTTAAAAGGATACGTTAAGGACCTTAAAAGGATATGGCCTCTTAAAAGGATATGTTTACATATTCTTGCAGCAAATAAGAAGCCATGTGAGGTTTTGAGCAAGAGAAAGATGGTTATTAGGAAAGATAATCTGGCTCTGGTAGGAAGGATATACAGAGAAGACACTGAATTCAGGGCATCAGTGAGGAAGCTGTTGCTGTCATCCAAGTTTAGATCAGTGGTGATGGGACTGGAATAGATGGGCCCAAGAGACATTTAGTGGAAACGAACCAAGATTTTCCAACCCCATTTCAAAAAGTGGTAAATAGAGAAGTCAAAAATGACTCTCAGGTAGTTTGTATGAACATTGTCAGAGAGGAGAATGATAGAATACTTCTCAGCAATTTGAAATGTCTTCTGCCAGTTGCCACATGTTACCCTGCAATGAGAAAAGCCATGGCCCTGAGAATGGATACTACCCAGTGGCCTCCTCATCTGCACCACGAAGCTTCTCAGTGGTGTTGTAAGTGGAAACCAGAGAAGCTGCCTATCTGcttgattatattttttcttaaaaatgcataACTATCAGAACACAGAACAAACAGCTCCTAACTGCTTTAGAGTAGTGATCACACAATTTAGAATAAGActtagaagacttttttttttttccagagacagggcctcactctgttgcccaggctggagtgcagtgacatgatcatagctcactgtaaccttgaactcctgaactcaagcaatcctcccacctcagcctcccaagtggctacaactgtaggcatgcaccaccacaccagttcattttttaaattttttgtagagttggggctgtatttcccaggctgttttgaactcctggcctcaagtggtccttcccACTGGGCCTACCAAAATGCtagattataggtgcgagccaccacacccagcctcattcaTGTTTTATGGTTTGCTATCTCTGTTCAATCAAAACCCAGCCTCCTTCCATCTCTGTGCTGACAGGCCTGGAAGGAGAGGAGCATGGGGTATACAGCAGAgtagaaaatgtctccaggtgattctagagCAATCCATTGTCTCCTCCCAGCCCAAACACATGTGTACTGAGCACAGCGCACATCACTTATTAACTTATTCTGCACCTCCCTAGTAACAAGTGCATTGGTGAGACTTATACAGAGCCAAGGTAGGTGACTTGGCTTTGTGCCAGGATACCACAATTTAAAGGGTACAAGAGAGTATTAATACTGGTTTTAAAAGATTACGTGACTGtaaattttgttagatttatacgtTGACAGCCCAGGCATTCCTTCAACTGTCTAGAAACAACTGAGCTTAGCACCTAGTTAACAAGAATAATTAGTTACAATGGGAAGCTAGCAGATGGTGTACATTGTTAGTAACACCCCTCTGTGTGCCAAATCCGGAGCACAAAGTTGACCGAGGGCCCATGTACTGCTACTTGCCCAAGGCATCAAAATTGCCAGTTCTGGGCAAACGCAAAGTCTGGTTTCAGGGTGGCTTTGTACTGAAAACCCTTGTTGGCAGATTCTGCTTGGCCATTCATTACTCTAGCACACGCCTCACTATCTACTTATAACTTATTAAGGAGGTGAGATGTTGCCTTTCTTCACTTTCTCAACTTAAATTTCAGTTTCTGCCTTGAATCTTTCATGCCTCCAGgtcaaaagagagagacagagacagggaaaaTGACATCATAACCAAATATGGAATTGCTTTAAATTCAGGCTGGCATCTTCTCCCATCACGGCTCTCCTGGGCAGCCAGTTTCCTAATGACCCCAACTCACTTTCAGAGGGCTCTTATGAATTAGCTCTGTGCTACAAAGTGGGAGACTGACCTCAGTTCTTCCACCACTAACTAGCTTTATGCCCTGAACAAATCACTTTCCCCAACACGGAATAAGCAGGCCTCCTGTTCTTAGCTAGCCCCAGTGTGTTACTACTGAACTATAAGATCTTGAGAAAATTCTCTGAAGCTGTTTCATCATCTCCACCTTAAGGACACTGGAATAGATGATCTCAAAGGCCCCTCCAGGGTAACTTTCCTCAGCTCTATTTAAGCCAGTTTTTCCATTCAGGTAAGTGTGGACAGATTGACTTTGAGATAATGGTAACTTATTCAAGGAGAACTGGACAGTAAGCACTTGGAGAAATGTGGGTGGA
The genomic region above belongs to Pongo pygmaeus isolate AG05252 chromosome 15, NHGRI_mPonPyg2-v2.0_pri, whole genome shotgun sequence and contains:
- the LOC129012836 gene encoding dehydrogenase/reductase SDR family member 4 isoform X2, with translation MHKAGQLGLCARAWNSVRMASSGMTRRDPLANKVALVTASTDGIGFAIARRLAQDGAHVVVSSRKQQNVDQAVATLQGEGLSVTGTVCHVGKAEDRERLVATAVKLHGGIDILVSNAAVNPFFGSLMDVTEEVWDKRWLSGDCVFHSSLQSISSLDGQGKRGKHERNPADKKVRRARGLCWHRVFPVL